In Sandaracinaceae bacterium, the genomic window CCCGGCCGAGGGCGGCCACGACCTTCTGCAGGTCCTCCCAAACCGGGCGCTTCTGCTCCGGGCTGCGGAGCAGATAGGCCGGGTGATAGGTCGGCATCACGCGCACGCCGGCGAAGCTGCCCCAGCGCCCGCGCCAGCCGCCCCCACCGACCCCGAGGTTCTCCGCCGCGTGGCGCCCGAGGGCGACGATCACCTGCGGCTTCACCGCGTCGAGCTGCCCCTCGAGGAAGCGCATGCAGGCGGCGGCCTCGTCCGGGTTCGGGGTGCGGTTCTCGGGCGGGCGGCACTTCACGACGTTGCAGACGTAGATCTCGTCCGCCGAGAGCCCCATCGCCGCGATCATCTTGTCGAGGAGCTGCCCCGCCTTGCCGACGAAAGGCAGCCCCTGCTGGTCTTCGTTGTAGCCAGGGCCCTCGCCCACGAACGCGACGATCGCGCGCTCGGGGTTCCCGCGAGCGAAGACGCTCTTGGTGCGTCCCTCGTGCAGCCGGCAAGCGGTGCAGGAGGCCGCCTCCTCGGCCAGCACCCGGAGCCGGGTGACGGGGTCGGCGTCCGGCTTCGCGGGGGCCGCGGCGGCCGGGGCCGGGGCTCGCGGCTCGGCGGGCGCAGTCGCGACGGGCGACTCGACGGCCGCGGCGGGCTCGGCGCGCGCCAGCTCGTCGAGCCCGAGCGCCGGGAGCCCACGGCTGCCGAGGTCCATCTCCCAGCGGAGATGCTCCGCCGTCAGCGCGGCCAGCTCCGCGAGATCCGAGTCCACGCCCACCGCCGCGGATTACACGCCGCCGCCGCCGCGTGCAACGGGTTGCGTCGGCGCGGGCGATCGGGCATCCCCTGCGCAGCATGAGTGAAGCACCGACCCTGAGCGTGGTGATGCCCGCGTACAACGAGCGGGCGACGATTCACGAGGCGCTGCGCCGCGTCCTCGCCAGCCCCGTGGACAGCCTCGAGATCGTCGTCGTCGACGACGGCTCCACCGACGGCACGCGCGAGCTGCTCACCCAGGGCCCCGCGCTCGACGATCGCGTCCGCATCATCTTGCACGACGAGAACCGCGGCAAAGGCGCCGCCCTGCAGACCGGCTTCCGGGAGGCCCGCGGCCGCTTCGTCGTCGTCCAGGACGCCGACCTCGAGTACGACCCGAACGACTACCCCGCGCTGCTGGCGCCGCTCCTCGATGGGCACGCGGACGTCGTCTACGGCAGCCGCTTCGCCGGCGGGGGCGCGCACCGGGTCCTCTACTACTGGCACTCCGTGGCCAACAACGCGCTGACCACGCTCTCGAACATGGTCACCGACCTCAACCTCACGGACATGGAGACCTGCTACAAGGTGTTCCGCCGGGAGGTCCTCGCCGAGCTCACGCTCGAAGAGACCCGCTTCGGCATCGAGCCCGAGATGACCGCGAAGATCGCGCAGCTCGGGGTCCGGGTGTACGAAGTGCCCATCAGCTATCACGGTCGCACCTACGCCGAAGGCAAGAAGATCGGGCTGAAGGACGCCTTTCGCGCCCTGTTCTGCATCATGAGATACGGCGTGCCGGCCCGCATGAACCGGCGCAGTCACCCGTGGCGTCCGAACGACGGTGAATCGAATGCTTCCACCACGGTGGGTGGGGGCGGTAAGCTCGTGCACTGAACGCGGTCCGGTCTCCGTCACCCAAGAAATCGTTGACGGGCCACGGGGTCGCGGGATAACTTTCCGCTCGAATTTTGGAGGGATACGGTCAGTGGCCTCGAGCGCACGCGTCCTCGTAGCCGGCGACACGAACGTCGGCATGAAGAGGACTCACAACGAGGACGCCTTCGAAGTCATCGACGAGGAGAAACTCTACCTCGTCGCTGATGGGATGGGTGGCCACGCCTCTGGTGAGGTGGCCTCCAAGATGGCGATCGACACTCTGCGTGAGTTCTTCAAGGCGACCAGCGCCGACCCCGAAGCGACTTGGCCATACAAGATGGACAAGTCGCGCGGTTACGAAGAGAACCGGCTGATCACGGGCATCAAGCTCGCGAACCTGCGCATTCACGAGAACGCGCAGCGTGACCCCAAGCTTCGCGGCATGGGCACCACGGTCGTCTCGATCCTCGTGATCGACGAAGGGGTGCTGATCGCGCACGTCGGCGACAGCCGCGTCTACCGCATCCGCGACGGAAAGATGGAGCAGCTGACCGACGATCACTCGTTGCTCAACGACTACATCAAGATGAAGCGGCTGACCGAGGAGGAGATCGCCAATTTCCCGCACAAGAACGTCATCGTGCGGGCCCTCGGCATGAAGGAGACGGTCAAGGTGGACACCCGCCTCGACCACCCTCAGCCCGGCGATCTCTACGTCCTCTGCTCGGATGGACTCTGCGGCCCGGTCACGGACGAGGAGATCCACGAGCTGTCCAGCAGCACCAACGACCTCAAGCAGGGCGTGGCGCGGCTGATCGATCGCGCGAACCAGAACGGCGGCCCGGACAACGTGACCGTCGTGATGGCCAAGTGGATCGGCAAGGGCTGAGAGTCTGAGAGACTGCACGCCGTCGGTGATGGCGATACGCTGAGGCGGATGCTGGCCCCCGCCCATCTCGCCCCCGAGCCTGCCCGCGCCCTGCGGCGTGAGGAGTACGAACGCATCGTCCAGCTGGGCACGCTCGACGGCGACCTGTCGGTCTCGCCTGACGACGTGCTCGGGTGAGCATGGATATCAGCATGCGTGCGGGGCACACCGAGCGGCTCGCGGCGGCGTTGATCGCGCGGCGAGACTTCGCGGACGCCGTCCGCCACCTGAACGCGGTCGGGATCCTGCCCATGCCGCTGAAGGGCGTCCTGCTCCAGCACGTGGTCTATCAAGATCCGGCGGACCGCCTGCTCTCCGACGCCGACCTGCTCGTCCCGCCGGGTCGCATGGGCGACGCGCTCCGCGCCCTGACGCGGGCCGGCTATCGGAGCTGGCCCGAGGGCCGCGCCGCCGTCCACACCATCGGCCCCGACGCGACCCTGCAGGTCGATCTCCACCGCCGCCTGTTCTCCCCCGGCCTCTACGCGCTGACGGCCCAGCAGCTGTTCGCGCGCGGGCGCATCGACGAGACCCTGGTCAGCGGCGTCGTCGTCGTGCCCTCGCCGCTCGACCTCTACGCGCACCTCGTGGGCAACTTCGCCAAGGGGCGTCACGAGGCCAAGCACGCCGACCAGCGTCGAGACTTCGCGGCCGTGGCGAGCCGCTATCACCTCGCGCCCGAGCCCGTCGCCCGCCACCTCGAGCGCCACGGACTCGCCCGCGCCGCGCGCTACACACTGGCGGTCGTGGCCGAGGGCGGCGACACGTTCGCGCAGGACGTCCTCACCCAGCTCCGCGCGGATCGCGTGGGCGAGCTGACGGCCACCGCGGCCCGGCGATTGACCGCGCGCTTCGGCGGGGAGGCCCGCGTGAGCCTGATCGCGCCGCACCTGCTCAACCGCACCCTCCCGCGGGGCGCGGCCAGCGTCGTCGCCCACGTCGCGCTCGGCCTGCGCGCGCGCCTCGCCAGCCGCTTCGACTGACCGGCTATCCCCGCCTTCGGGCGTGGTGTGGCGGGGCTGCAACCTGTGGAAACTCCCCCCTCTTTGCGGCGCCGCGCCGGGGCCCATTCCTCCGTCGAACCCCGAACGGAGGACCCCGTGATGAACAAGACCCTCGGAATCTTGCTTGCGACCCTGGCCCTCACCGTCGGCTGCTCGAACGAGATCGGCGAGTACCTCGAGTGCGCCCAGGTCTGCGAGAGCTACGACGACTGCGTGATGGACAGCTACGACCAGACCGGCTGCACCGACGCGTGCGAGCAGTACGCCGACGTGAGCGACGCGAACGAAGCGCAGGTCTTCGACTGCGACAACTGCCTCAACGAGATGGCCTGCAGCCCGGACTGCAACTCCCGCTGCGACGGCATCATCCCCGCGTTCTGACCTCGAACGCCGAAGCGCCTCGACGCGTGGGCATCGAGGCGCTTCTCGGCGTCCGGTTCGGAGCCGCGCTCAGATCAGCGGGTTGATCGCCTCGAGGTCGAGGCCGCCCGGGTACATGTAGCTCGTGTACGAGCCGAACCCGTAGACCACGATGCCGAACGCGTTGTCGCCCGAGATCGTGTGCGAGCCGGCGCTGACGGGGACCTGCACCGAGCCGTAGCCGGTGCCGCCGATCGGCGAAAAGCCGCTCACGGGCGCGCCGTCGAGCGTGATGCTCGAGCCGGTCGGCGCGGTGACGCTCACGAAGTTCGTCGGGTACGAGCTCGGCGCGAGGAACGTGTACTCGGTCCGGTACTGCTCGGTCGGGATGGCGAGCGAGAAGGCGGGATCGCCCTCCCCCATCTCGCCGCCGGCGCCGAAGCCCGCGTAGTCCTGTCCGACCTGGTACTGGCCGACCAGGATCGGCCCGGAGCCGACCACGCGGAAGCTCTGGTTCGCCTCGAACTCCATCACCTCACCGCGGTTGAGCGTGCGGCCGGTGGCGACCGAGGGCGGATCGAAGGTGATGCTGTTGCCGTCCGCGCCGGAGAGCACGCGCACGATGTTCGGCTCGCTGCGACCCATCGGCGCCTGGGTCTTGGCCACGATGGCCTCCTCGTCCCAGGCGTCCTGCGGGAAGAGCGCCTCCTCGAGGTGGTCGCAGGCCCAGCGGTTGTAGGGCACGAACGCGCAGTTGTGCCCGCTGATCACCTGGACCGGCCCGGTGGCGCGGATCTCGGTGCCCGTGAGATCGAACTGGTCGCCCGACACGCAGTAGTCGACCTGCTGCGGCGGCAGGAACGGGATGGGCGGGGGGATCGTGTCCGAGTCGCCGACCGTGCAGCTCGAGGGCGCGCCGCCGACCAGCTGGAGCACGTCGCCCTGGTTGAGCGTGTAGGTGGCGGAGCTGCCCGTGCCCTGCGCCGTGACGCCGGGGCCGGCCACCACGTCGCCGCGGAACTGCACCGTCACCTGCACCGGCGTCTCGCTGACGCCGACGATGGTCGCGAAGCCGGGGCTGGTGCTCTCCATGCCGTCGCGGCGGAGCATGAGGGCCGGCCACGAGAGCACCGTGTAGTTGCCCGTCATGACGTGCGTCGGCAGGAGCAGCGACGCGTCGTTCGAGAAGCTGAACTCGCCGCCCTGCTCGTACTCGAGCGGCGTGAACTGGTAGACCGTGACCGGCACGTTCGACTGCAGGCGGTAGGCGCCGCCCGCGAGCAGGATGGACTGCTCCTCGCCGATGGTGCCCTTGAGCTCGTTGACCCAGGGGAGCGCGATCGTCTGGGTCGCGCCGGCCGCGACCTCCACGGTCGACATCACCGAGCCGCCGCGCGACAGCGTCACCGTCGCGGGCGTCGACTGCGGGTTCGCCACCACCACCGCGGGCTGGAACGACGCGTCCACCTGGGAGTTCAGCGTCGTGACCGGCCAGTACTCGCAGCCGATGTAGCTGTTGCTGCGCGCCGCGTCGTCGCAGAGGCTCGTGCAGGCGCCGACCGTCGAGTTGCAGCTCTGACCGGCCGCGGCGTCGCACATCATGAACGGCTCGTAGCCCGTGCCCGTGTCGTTGCAGCGCTCGACGTTGTTCGTGTTGCAGCTGAACGAGCCCGGCCGGCACGTCGCGCAGCCGGTCCCGCTCACGCAGACCTCGCCCGAGTCGACGCAGTTCGTGCGGCCCGTCTCGCTGCCGTCCGCCGCGCAGCCGATGGCTGTGTTGCCCTCGCAGACGAAGCTCGGCCCGCCCGCCGTGCAGCCCGTCGGGGGAGGCATCGATCCGTCACCGCCCGCGCCGCTGTCGCGGAGCGGAGGCGCCGTGCGGGCGTCGCAGCCCACGGCGGCCATCGTCGCCAGGATGGAGAGGGCCAGCAGCCCGGAGAAGGTCAAGCTCGTACGCGTCATTCGATTGCTCCCGCCACGTGCGCGGCGCGCGCCAGCGTCCCCCTACCGGACGGATCGAACCGCCCAGGGACGCCCCCGCGAGCGCATCAACCGCGAATAGATGACGGATCTCGGCCCCGATGTCGAGGGTGAGCGTCACCGGACCGACGCCCTGAGGTAGGCTGCGATGGGAAAGATCAGAACGCATCGGCGCGGCTCTGCATCATCCTGTTGGGCGGGAGGCGTGAATGGACATCTTGATCTGGGGAACCGGAGGGTTTGCTCGCGAGGTATTGCAGATCGCGCTCGACTGCGGCGAAGCGGGCGATCCCCGGCAGGTGGTCGGGTTCCTGGACGGGGACGAGGGACGACATGGGCAGTTGGTTCACGGCCTCCCCGTGCTGGGAGGGGCCGACTGGCTGAGAGGGCGGGACGATGTTTCGGTCGTCATCGGCGTCGGCAATCCGGTAGTCCGCCGCAAGATCGCGTTCGAGCTCGCAGAGGCCACTGACGCGAAGTTTGCGACCCTCCAGCATCCGCGCGCCTGGGTCGGTCGCAACGTCGCGATCGGTGACGGTTCCATCCTCTGCGCCGGCGTTCAGGTGACCTGCGACATCTCACTGGGTCGACACGTCATCTTGAACCTCAACACGACCGTCGGGCACGACGCGGTCATCGGAGACTTCGTGACCGTTGCCCCCGGAGTCTCGATCTCGGGCGCGGTGAGGTGCGGCGAGGGCACGGATCTTGGCACCGGCTCGTCCCTCATCCAGAGCGTCGAGATCGGCGCCTGGTCGGTCGTCGGCGCCGGCAGCGTGGTCGTGAAGCCCATCCCGGCCAACGTCACGGCCGTGGGGGTACCCGCCAAGGTCATCAAGCAGCGTGAGTCAGGTTGGCACCTGGGCTGACCCGGCGTCGAAGGCCTCGGCGAGGGCGCGCGCCTCGACGATGTTGTCCTCGATGGAGCAGTAGGTCCACGAGCCGTAGCGGCCGGTGGAGTACACGCCGCGGGTCGCGAGCGCGGCCTTGAGGCGAGTCACCTCGCGCATCGAGTCCTTCGTGATGTGCACGTAGGCCGGGTCGAGCACGACGGAGTGGCTGCTGACGAGCCGGTGGCCGTCGACCACGCCGCACTTCTCGAGATCGGCGAGCACCTGCCCGCGCGCGCGCTCCACCTCCGCCTCGTCGATGACCGCGCCGTGGGGGTAGCCGATCTCCACGTACATGCTCATGCGGCCGGTGCCGAAGATGTTGTCGTAGAAGCCGAGGCGGTAGAAGCAGAGCTCTCGCTGCGGGTAGTAGATCCAGTGCACACCCTCGGGGCCCTTGCGGTCGAAGCCGAGGTTGAACACCAGCACCTCGTTCCAGGTGAAGGCGCGCTCGTCGTGCGCGAGCCCGGTCATCGCGAGCAGCTTCGGGAACGGCGCGCTCGAGATCAGCGCGTCGAACCGGATGGTGCGCCCTCGGGACGTGTGCGCCGTCTTGGCCGCGAGATCGATCCGCTCCACGCGCTCGTTCAGCGAGAGCTTGCTCTCGTCCACGCCCTGCAACAGCGCGTGCACGTACTGGATCGCGCCGCCCTCCGGATACGTGAACTTCGCGTTGTAAGACGCGTTGTCGCCCGCGCGGAAGTTCCGGATCACGTCGTCGATGTCGGCGTAGGGGAAGAAGCGCCCCATCGCGTCCACGTCGAGCGTGCTCAGGTCCGTCGCGTAGAGCTTCTCGTTGTAGGGGACGAGGAACATCTCCGCGATGGACTTGCCGAACTTCGCGTAGAGCATCTCCTGAAAGCTCGCCGGCTCCTCGTCCTCGCGGAAGTAGAGGTCGTGAAGCGCGGCCGCGAAGTCCTCCTTCGGCAGCTGGTGGATGTTCTTCTGGAACGGGAAGTCGACGTGCTCGCCCTTCCAGTGGATCAGCGAGCGTTTCTCCACGTCGAGCACCTGCTGGCCCTGCATCCGGTCGACCAGATACTTCTCGATCTCGGGGCGACGGAAGTGGAAGAAGTGGCCCGAGTAGTCCCAGACGAAGCCGTCCTGCTCGACCGTCTTGCAGTAGCCGCCGATCTCCGAGTCCGCCTCGCAGATCACGTAGTCGTCGGAGCCGACCCAGTCCGCGAAGGACAGCCCGCTGATCCCCGCCCCCACGATCAGGAACCGCGTCTCGACCACTTCATCTCCCGCCTGGCTCATGCTCGCTCCTTCAACATCGGGTGGGCTCGCTCCCCCGGTTCGGTCGGCGCCGTGGTGCGGATTCGGTAGGCCAGCTCGATCGACGGCCGCGCGTCCTGGATGGAGAAGCCCCCGCCCGCGAGCACGTCCTCGTAGACCCGGGTGTGCAGATCGGTGAACCCCGACGAGAACTCGATCTCCTCGCCGTCCATCGTGATCGACCGGAACGCGGCCTGCCCCTTCTCACGGGTCGCCTCGGGCAGGTCCTCGAAGCGCGTGGAAAGCAGCCAGCGCACGTTCGCTCGCTCGAGCCGGAGGAAGCCGCTCCAGCGGTCGGGCTCGGCCAGATGCACCTCGTTCTCGAGCGTCTCGCCGAAGAGCCACTGCAAGAGATCGAAGAAGTGGATCCCGATGTTGGTCGGCAGCCCGCCCGACTTCGCCTCGTCGCCCTTCCAGCTGACCCCGTACCAGGCCCCGCGGCGCGTCATGTAGCTGAGCACCACCTCGGCGGGCTCCTTCAGCGCGAGCGTCTTCTCCCGGAGCGCGATGAGGCTGGGCAGGAGCCGGAGCTGGAGCACCGTGTAGACCCGCCCATCCGACTCCGCCTCGAGCTCCGCGAGCTGGTCGAGGTTCCACGGGTTGATGACCAGCGGCTTCTCACAGATCGCGTCCGCCCCGAGCCGCAGCGCGAGCCGCACGTGCGCGTCGTGCAGGTAGTTCGGCGAGCAGATCGACAGATAGTGCAGCCGCTCCTCCTCCGAGCGGCGCCGCAGCTTCTCCAGGTGCCGGTCGAAGCGCTCGATCTCGGTGAAGAACTTCGCGTCCCGGAAGTGCTGGTCGAGCACCCCGACCGAGTCGTGCGGGTCGCACGCGGCCACGAGGCGATTGCCCGTGTCCTGAATGGCCTTCAAGTGGCGTGGGGCGACGAAGCCGGCCACGCCGAGGAGCGCGAAGTTCTTGGGGGCGGACACCCGCACCGCTTATCGCGGAAGCTCCGTCGCGCCAAGCGGCGCGCCGTGCGCCCACACCGTCGCGTGAGGCGCGAGGATGGCGTCGTGCGCGTGGTCCGTCACCGTCGTCCCGGGCCAGACCACGCAGCGCCTGAGCTTCACGTCCTCCGGCACGTAGGCGCCCTCCCCGAGCACGACCGTACTCTCCTCCTCGAAGTCCTCGGTCGGCCAGCGCAGGCGCCCATCGAGCAGATCCAGGTGCGCGCGCAGGTACTCGGCCGGCGTCCCCAGATCGCGCCAGTCGCCGAGATCCACGAAGCCGCCCACGGTCACCTCGGGGTCGTCCACCCACCGCCGATAGGCGTGAC contains:
- a CDS encoding uracil-DNA glycosylase, whose translation is MGVDSDLAELAALTAEHLRWEMDLGSRGLPALGLDELARAEPAAAVESPVATAPAEPRAPAPAAAAPAKPDADPVTRLRVLAEEAASCTACRLHEGRTKSVFARGNPERAIVAFVGEGPGYNEDQQGLPFVGKAGQLLDKMIAAMGLSADEIYVCNVVKCRPPENRTPNPDEAAACMRFLEGQLDAVKPQVIVALGRHAAENLGVGGGGWRGRWGSFAGVRVMPTYHPAYLLRSPEQKRPVWEDLQKVVAALGRELPSR
- a CDS encoding glycosyltransferase family 2 protein, whose translation is MSEAPTLSVVMPAYNERATIHEALRRVLASPVDSLEIVVVDDGSTDGTRELLTQGPALDDRVRIILHDENRGKGAALQTGFREARGRFVVVQDADLEYDPNDYPALLAPLLDGHADVVYGSRFAGGGAHRVLYYWHSVANNALTTLSNMVTDLNLTDMETCYKVFRREVLAELTLEETRFGIEPEMTAKIAQLGVRVYEVPISYHGRTYAEGKKIGLKDAFRALFCIMRYGVPARMNRRSHPWRPNDGESNASTTVGGGGKLVH
- a CDS encoding Stp1/IreP family PP2C-type Ser/Thr phosphatase; the protein is MKRTHNEDAFEVIDEEKLYLVADGMGGHASGEVASKMAIDTLREFFKATSADPEATWPYKMDKSRGYEENRLITGIKLANLRIHENAQRDPKLRGMGTTVVSILVIDEGVLIAHVGDSRVYRIRDGKMEQLTDDHSLLNDYIKMKRLTEEEIANFPHKNVIVRALGMKETVKVDTRLDHPQPGDLYVLCSDGLCGPVTDEEIHELSSSTNDLKQGVARLIDRANQNGGPDNVTVVMAKWIGKG
- a CDS encoding nucleotidyltransferase family protein, giving the protein MRAGHTERLAAALIARRDFADAVRHLNAVGILPMPLKGVLLQHVVYQDPADRLLSDADLLVPPGRMGDALRALTRAGYRSWPEGRAAVHTIGPDATLQVDLHRRLFSPGLYALTAQQLFARGRIDETLVSGVVVVPSPLDLYAHLVGNFAKGRHEAKHADQRRDFAAVASRYHLAPEPVARHLERHGLARAARYTLAVVAEGGDTFAQDVLTQLRADRVGELTATAARRLTARFGGEARVSLIAPHLLNRTLPRGAASVVAHVALGLRARLASRFD
- a CDS encoding IgGFc-binding protein, with the protein product MTRTSLTFSGLLALSILATMAAVGCDARTAPPLRDSGAGGDGSMPPPTGCTAGGPSFVCEGNTAIGCAADGSETGRTNCVDSGEVCVSGTGCATCRPGSFSCNTNNVERCNDTGTGYEPFMMCDAAAGQSCNSTVGACTSLCDDAARSNSYIGCEYWPVTTLNSQVDASFQPAVVVANPQSTPATVTLSRGGSVMSTVEVAAGATQTIALPWVNELKGTIGEEQSILLAGGAYRLQSNVPVTVYQFTPLEYEQGGEFSFSNDASLLLPTHVMTGNYTVLSWPALMLRRDGMESTSPGFATIVGVSETPVQVTVQFRGDVVAGPGVTAQGTGSSATYTLNQGDVLQLVGGAPSSCTVGDSDTIPPPIPFLPPQQVDYCVSGDQFDLTGTEIRATGPVQVISGHNCAFVPYNRWACDHLEEALFPQDAWDEEAIVAKTQAPMGRSEPNIVRVLSGADGNSITFDPPSVATGRTLNRGEVMEFEANQSFRVVGSGPILVGQYQVGQDYAGFGAGGEMGEGDPAFSLAIPTEQYRTEYTFLAPSSYPTNFVSVTAPTGSSITLDGAPVSGFSPIGGTGYGSVQVPVSAGSHTISGDNAFGIVVYGFGSYTSYMYPGGLDLEAINPLI
- a CDS encoding acetyltransferase, which produces MDILIWGTGGFAREVLQIALDCGEAGDPRQVVGFLDGDEGRHGQLVHGLPVLGGADWLRGRDDVSVVIGVGNPVVRRKIAFELAEATDAKFATLQHPRAWVGRNVAIGDGSILCAGVQVTCDISLGRHVILNLNTTVGHDAVIGDFVTVAPGVSISGAVRCGEGTDLGTGSSLIQSVEIGAWSVVGAGSVVVKPIPANVTAVGVPAKVIKQRESGWHLG
- a CDS encoding FAD-dependent oxidoreductase, with the protein product MSQAGDEVVETRFLIVGAGISGLSFADWVGSDDYVICEADSEIGGYCKTVEQDGFVWDYSGHFFHFRRPEIEKYLVDRMQGQQVLDVEKRSLIHWKGEHVDFPFQKNIHQLPKEDFAAALHDLYFREDEEPASFQEMLYAKFGKSIAEMFLVPYNEKLYATDLSTLDVDAMGRFFPYADIDDVIRNFRAGDNASYNAKFTYPEGGAIQYVHALLQGVDESKLSLNERVERIDLAAKTAHTSRGRTIRFDALISSAPFPKLLAMTGLAHDERAFTWNEVLVFNLGFDRKGPEGVHWIYYPQRELCFYRLGFYDNIFGTGRMSMYVEIGYPHGAVIDEAEVERARGQVLADLEKCGVVDGHRLVSSHSVVLDPAYVHITKDSMREVTRLKAALATRGVYSTGRYGSWTYCSIEDNIVEARALAEAFDAGSAQVPT
- a CDS encoding Gfo/Idh/MocA family oxidoreductase: MSAPKNFALLGVAGFVAPRHLKAIQDTGNRLVAACDPHDSVGVLDQHFRDAKFFTEIERFDRHLEKLRRRSEEERLHYLSICSPNYLHDAHVRLALRLGADAICEKPLVINPWNLDQLAELEAESDGRVYTVLQLRLLPSLIALREKTLALKEPAEVVLSYMTRRGAWYGVSWKGDEAKSGGLPTNIGIHFFDLLQWLFGETLENEVHLAEPDRWSGFLRLERANVRWLLSTRFEDLPEATREKGQAAFRSITMDGEEIEFSSGFTDLHTRVYEDVLAGGGFSIQDARPSIELAYRIRTTAPTEPGERAHPMLKERA